A genome region from Deltaproteobacteria bacterium includes the following:
- a CDS encoding EVE domain-containing protein encodes MAKRPTKHGNFLEDFRPGQVFRHKRGKTITEGLFAVFTDFCFTTNALAKNRRYAEAYGFRGLVAPPGLVMNVVFSQSVEDVSENGRANLEYIDMRFGAPVCVGDTIEATSTVLGVKASSRERDRGVVHVQTVGRNQDGEVVLAYQRKVQVWKGDPETPVAEGEAPARDIPVALTLPPYDPRRDYRALAHLTGDDTYLEDFQASDVFEHSRGRVITTEHIALTGMLDNTSQVHCNQWMIDQDPERFLGGQLIVYGGIPFSLCLGLSSPDVADNALADVRYATGRHTAPAFAGDTVFATTEIRGVSDLPGRPDLGVLDTVLRGHKFVRKGGAAEKVEIFYLEREIERDRRTVWDGVKNALALKHLAAVATGDEVLVYHTGEERAVVGIAKVVRGAYPDPKQKDTRLLMVDLQPVKPLARPVALGEMRANRRLAGFDLLRLPRLSVMPVSAEQWAAIMEMARR; translated from the coding sequence GTGGCCAAGCGACCCACCAAGCACGGCAACTTCCTGGAGGACTTCCGCCCCGGGCAGGTCTTCCGCCACAAGCGCGGCAAGACGATCACCGAGGGCCTCTTCGCCGTCTTCACGGACTTCTGCTTCACCACCAACGCCCTCGCCAAGAACCGGCGCTACGCCGAGGCGTACGGGTTCCGCGGCCTGGTCGCGCCACCCGGCCTGGTGATGAACGTCGTCTTCAGCCAGAGCGTGGAGGACGTCTCCGAGAACGGGCGCGCGAACCTCGAGTACATCGACATGCGCTTCGGCGCGCCGGTCTGCGTCGGTGACACGATCGAGGCGACGTCGACCGTCCTCGGCGTGAAGGCGTCGTCGCGCGAGCGCGACCGCGGCGTGGTGCACGTGCAGACCGTCGGGCGCAACCAGGATGGCGAGGTCGTCCTCGCCTACCAGCGCAAGGTGCAGGTGTGGAAGGGCGACCCCGAGACGCCCGTCGCCGAGGGCGAAGCGCCGGCGCGCGACATCCCCGTCGCGCTCACGCTCCCGCCCTACGACCCGCGCCGCGACTACCGCGCGCTCGCGCATCTCACCGGCGACGACACCTATCTCGAAGACTTCCAGGCGAGCGACGTGTTCGAGCACTCGCGCGGGCGCGTGATCACCACCGAGCACATTGCGCTCACGGGGATGCTCGACAACACCTCGCAGGTGCACTGCAATCAGTGGATGATCGACCAGGATCCCGAGCGCTTCCTGGGCGGGCAGCTGATCGTCTACGGGGGCATCCCTTTCTCTCTCTGCCTCGGGCTCTCCTCGCCCGACGTCGCCGACAACGCGCTGGCCGACGTCCGCTACGCGACCGGGCGGCACACGGCGCCGGCGTTCGCGGGCGACACCGTCTTCGCCACCACCGAGATCCGCGGGGTGAGCGACCTGCCCGGCCGCCCCGATCTCGGCGTGCTCGACACCGTGCTCCGCGGCCACAAGTTCGTGCGCAAGGGCGGGGCGGCGGAGAAAGTCGAGATCTTCTACCTCGAGCGCGAGATCGAGCGCGACCGGCGCACCGTCTGGGACGGGGTGAAGAACGCGCTCGCCCTGAAGCACCTGGCGGCCGTCGCGACCGGCGACGAGGTGCTCGTCTACCACACCGGCGAGGAGAGGGCCGTGGTCGGCATCGCGAAGGTCGTGCGCGGCGCGTACCCCGACCCGAAGCAGAAGGACACGCGGCTCCTGATGGTCGACCTCCAGCCGGTCAAGCCCCTCGCGCGTCCGGTCGCACTCGGCGAGATGCGCGCGAACCGCAGGCTCGCCGGCTTCGACCTCCTGCGGCTGCCGCGCCTCTCGGTGATGCCGGTGTCGGCCGAGCAGTGGGCGGCCATCATGGAGATGGCGCGGCGCTAG
- a CDS encoding isoprenylcysteine carboxylmethyltransferase family protein — MRAAGIVTGVIGLALAARSGLLLAGRGRPRRGPRPAFVLAGPYLRTRNPLYAGLVLALGGAALAAASWGLALVALAAGVGAHLWVVRVEEPRLQARFGAAYAEYLRRVPRWMPTLRRGSLSE; from the coding sequence GTGCGTGCCGCGGGAATCGTGACCGGCGTCATCGGCCTCGCGCTCGCGGCGCGCAGCGGGCTTCTGCTCGCCGGCCGCGGCCGGCCGCGGCGCGGCCCGCGGCCCGCGTTCGTCCTGGCAGGGCCGTATCTCCGCACCCGCAACCCGCTCTACGCCGGGCTCGTGCTCGCGCTCGGGGGCGCCGCGCTGGCGGCCGCCTCGTGGGGCCTCGCGCTCGTCGCGCTCGCGGCCGGCGTGGGCGCACACCTCTGGGTGGTGCGGGTCGAGGAGCCGCGCCTCCAGGCGCGCTTCGGGGCGGCCTACGCCGAGTACCTGCGGCGCGTACCGCGCTGGATGCCGACGCTCAGGCGCGGCAGCCTGTCCGAGTAA
- a CDS encoding Zn-dependent alcohol dehydrogenase — protein sequence MPTAQAAVLNAVREPLSVEPLAVRDPRDGEVLVRLGASGVCHSDLHAITGDLPMPLPCVLGHEGAGVVEAVGAGVQRVKPKDHVVLNWVPFCGSCWYCNSGNAYLCEMGYVKALGAEVFRRNGTSISQFAGIGSMAEFTVVAETACIPIDADVPLDRACLIGCGVMTGVGAVINTARVQPGQSVAVFGAGGVGLNVIQGAVLAGANPIIAIDLNERKLAFARQFGATHAVNAGSTDAVNAILDLTGMRGADYAFEVIGRPEVVTQAFMAVRRGGKAIVVGVPPATATVSVPGMLLPLAEKSLVGSLYGSANMARDVPRLIDLYRAGKLKLDELITRRYKIAQVSDAFTAMEKGEVARGVITF from the coding sequence ATGCCGACCGCCCAGGCCGCCGTCCTGAACGCGGTCCGCGAGCCGCTCTCGGTCGAGCCGCTGGCCGTCCGCGACCCGCGCGACGGCGAGGTGCTCGTCCGCCTCGGCGCCAGCGGCGTGTGCCACAGCGACCTGCACGCCATCACCGGCGACCTGCCCATGCCGCTCCCCTGCGTGCTCGGCCACGAGGGCGCGGGCGTCGTCGAGGCGGTCGGGGCCGGCGTCCAGCGCGTCAAGCCGAAGGACCACGTGGTCCTCAACTGGGTGCCGTTCTGCGGCTCCTGCTGGTACTGCAACTCGGGCAACGCCTACCTGTGCGAGATGGGCTACGTGAAGGCGCTCGGCGCCGAGGTCTTCCGCCGCAACGGCACCAGCATCAGCCAGTTCGCGGGCATCGGATCGATGGCGGAGTTCACCGTCGTGGCGGAAACCGCCTGCATCCCGATCGACGCGGACGTGCCGCTCGACCGCGCCTGCCTGATCGGCTGCGGCGTGATGACCGGCGTCGGCGCGGTCATCAACACGGCACGCGTGCAGCCGGGGCAGTCGGTCGCCGTCTTCGGCGCGGGCGGCGTGGGCCTGAACGTCATTCAGGGCGCGGTGCTGGCGGGTGCGAACCCGATCATCGCCATCGATCTGAACGAGCGGAAGCTCGCGTTCGCCAGGCAGTTCGGCGCGACACATGCCGTGAACGCCGGGTCGACGGACGCGGTGAACGCAATCCTCGATCTGACCGGGATGCGCGGCGCCGACTACGCCTTCGAGGTGATCGGCCGCCCCGAGGTGGTGACGCAGGCTTTCATGGCCGTGCGCCGTGGCGGGAAGGCGATCGTGGTGGGCGTGCCGCCGGCGACCGCGACGGTCTCGGTCCCCGGGATGCTACTCCCGCTCGCCGAGAAGTCCCTGGTCGGCTCGCTCTACGGCTCGGCCAACATGGCGCGCGACGTCCCGCGCCTGATCGACCTCTACCGCGCCGGGAAGCTCAAACTCGACGAGCTCATCACCCGCCGCTACAAGATCGCCCAGGTGAGCGACGCGTTCACCGCGATGGAGAAGGGGGAGGTGGCGCGCGGCGTGATCACGTTCTGA
- a CDS encoding DoxX family protein, producing MARLGPFVIRLALGVIFFAHGAQKMLGWWGGAGFSGTVEAFTKQGMPAPMAMLVIAAEFFGGLGVFFGCLTRLAAFGIAAVMTGAIFLVHIQNGFFLNWFNVPGKGHGFECNLGYLAMAASLMLTGAGPVSIDALRGGKRTDLDAG from the coding sequence ATGGCACGCCTGGGACCGTTCGTCATCCGGCTCGCGCTGGGGGTGATCTTCTTCGCGCACGGGGCGCAGAAGATGCTCGGCTGGTGGGGTGGCGCGGGGTTCAGCGGCACGGTCGAGGCCTTCACCAAGCAGGGCATGCCGGCACCCATGGCGATGCTCGTGATCGCGGCCGAGTTCTTCGGCGGCCTGGGCGTCTTCTTCGGTTGTCTCACACGCCTCGCCGCCTTCGGGATCGCGGCCGTCATGACCGGCGCAATCTTCCTGGTGCACATCCAGAACGGCTTCTTCCTGAACTGGTTCAACGTGCCGGGAAAGGGTCACGGCTTCGAGTGCAACCTGGGCTATCTCGCGATGGCCGCGTCGCTCATGCTGACCGGCGCGGGACCGGTCTCGATCGACGCGCTCCGGGGTGGGAAGCGGACCGACCTGGACGCCGGGTGA
- a CDS encoding glutamate--cysteine ligase, whose protein sequence is MTDFHASAQAVPIESVDQLVEQFHGAGKPRERWRIGTEYEKVAVERATGRAAPFSGPHGIEAVLRGLAERYGWEPKEEDGRVVALVREGASITLEPGAQLELSGEQCPTIHCTQEELATHVREVVSVGSELGIAFLGLGMQPMSPPDEIEWVPKQRYRIMGPYMTHVGTLGQRMMKQTATVQANIDYGDERDAMLKLRVGMGIAPLVNAMFANSSISDGRLNGYMSFRGHIWTETDPARCGLLPFVFREGASFADYVEWALAVPLYFILRGGRYRTEVTGIPFRRFLTEGAAGERATLDDWNLHLTTLFPEVRLKGYIEVRSADSQPPERMLALPALVKGVFYTQDCLEAAWDLVKRWTFAERLELWRDVHREALLARFKGVKVIELARELYAIGEEGLRRQQALDRAGRDERVYLERMGEQLAIGRSPARVIAEKWSGVWDRRVERLIEFAEYRG, encoded by the coding sequence ATGACCGACTTCCACGCCAGCGCACAGGCGGTCCCGATCGAGTCGGTCGACCAGCTCGTCGAGCAGTTCCACGGCGCGGGCAAGCCGCGCGAGCGCTGGAGGATCGGCACCGAGTACGAGAAGGTCGCGGTCGAGCGCGCCACCGGTAGGGCGGCACCCTTCTCCGGCCCGCACGGCATCGAGGCCGTGCTGCGCGGGCTCGCCGAGCGCTACGGCTGGGAGCCCAAGGAGGAGGACGGGCGCGTGGTCGCCCTCGTGCGCGAGGGCGCGTCGATCACTCTCGAGCCGGGGGCGCAGCTCGAGCTCTCGGGCGAGCAGTGCCCGACCATCCACTGCACGCAGGAGGAGCTCGCCACCCACGTGCGCGAGGTGGTGAGCGTCGGGAGCGAGCTCGGCATCGCGTTCCTCGGTCTCGGCATGCAGCCGATGAGCCCGCCCGACGAGATCGAGTGGGTGCCGAAGCAGCGCTACCGCATCATGGGCCCGTACATGACGCACGTGGGCACGCTCGGCCAGCGCATGATGAAGCAGACGGCCACGGTGCAGGCCAACATCGACTATGGCGACGAGCGGGACGCGATGCTGAAGCTGCGCGTCGGCATGGGGATCGCGCCGCTCGTGAACGCCATGTTCGCCAACTCCTCGATCTCCGATGGCCGCTTGAACGGCTACATGAGCTTCCGGGGCCACATCTGGACCGAGACCGATCCCGCGCGCTGCGGGCTCCTGCCCTTCGTCTTCCGGGAGGGCGCGAGCTTCGCCGACTACGTCGAGTGGGCGCTCGCCGTGCCCCTCTATTTCATCCTGCGCGGCGGCCGCTACCGGACCGAGGTGACCGGCATCCCGTTCCGCCGCTTCCTGACCGAGGGCGCAGCCGGGGAGCGCGCGACCCTCGACGACTGGAACCTGCACCTGACCACGCTCTTCCCCGAGGTGCGGCTCAAGGGCTACATCGAGGTGCGCTCCGCCGACAGCCAGCCGCCCGAGCGCATGCTCGCGCTGCCCGCGCTGGTGAAGGGCGTGTTCTACACCCAGGACTGCCTCGAGGCCGCCTGGGACCTGGTCAAGCGCTGGACCTTCGCGGAGCGCCTCGAGCTCTGGCGCGACGTCCACCGCGAGGCGCTGCTCGCGCGCTTCAAGGGTGTCAAGGTGATCGAGCTCGCCCGCGAGCTCTACGCGATCGGCGAGGAGGGGCTCCGCCGCCAGCAGGCCCTCGACCGTGCCGGGCGCGACGAGCGCGTCTACCTCGAGCGGATGGGCGAGCAGCTCGCGATCGGCCGTTCCCCGGCCCGGGTCATCGCCGAGAAGTGGAGCGGTGTATGGGACCGCCGGGTGGAGCGGCTGATCGAGTTCGCGGAATACAGGGGCTGA
- a CDS encoding TCR/Tet family MFS transporter encodes MSRLASSGRSPLVVLFLTVFIDLMGFGIVIPLLPIYAEQMKATPFTAGVLIAVYSLMQLIFAPVWGRVSDDIGRRPVLLLCLAGSAMSYLLLAAAWRLEVLFLARVLAGVAGASIPVAQAYIADVTGPGERARGMGLIGAAFGLGMVIGPALGGGLSLLGPRVPEGFAAGLCLANVLVAVYRLPESLPRSVRRPAPFRHPLSLASLRDALARPGAAALLAVFFLVTLGFAILEGTFSLAATDRRYYGYSQAQVAGLWLYMGVVAVVVQGWLVGRLAQRLPERALVVLGTAALGLGFLWISFAGPAVGLLAALALVVGGQGLAGPSLSSLISKTVEKSVHGEALGVSQSLSAGARVLGPAGGGLIFDRFEVSATYLAAAACAAAALGLSLTRVRPVRQEEGEVMRVRRSV; translated from the coding sequence GTGTCGCGCCTCGCATCGTCCGGCCGCTCGCCCCTCGTCGTCCTCTTCCTGACCGTCTTCATCGATCTCATGGGCTTCGGGATCGTGATCCCGCTCCTCCCCATCTACGCGGAGCAGATGAAGGCGACGCCGTTCACCGCCGGCGTGCTGATCGCGGTGTACTCGCTCATGCAGCTCATCTTCGCGCCGGTGTGGGGGCGCGTTTCGGACGACATCGGGCGGCGACCCGTCCTGCTCTTGTGCCTGGCGGGGTCGGCGATGAGCTATCTTTTGCTCGCCGCCGCGTGGCGGCTCGAGGTGCTCTTCCTGGCACGCGTGCTCGCCGGTGTGGCGGGCGCGAGCATCCCGGTCGCGCAGGCGTACATCGCCGACGTTACCGGCCCGGGCGAGCGCGCGCGAGGCATGGGGCTCATCGGCGCGGCCTTCGGGCTCGGGATGGTGATCGGGCCGGCGCTGGGCGGCGGGCTCTCGCTCCTCGGACCGCGGGTCCCCGAAGGCTTCGCTGCCGGGCTCTGTCTGGCCAACGTGCTGGTGGCCGTCTACCGCCTGCCCGAGTCGCTGCCGCGCTCTGTGCGCCGGCCGGCGCCTTTCCGTCATCCACTGTCGCTCGCCTCCCTCCGGGACGCGCTGGCTCGGCCCGGTGCGGCCGCCCTGCTCGCGGTCTTCTTCCTCGTGACCCTCGGCTTTGCGATCCTCGAGGGGACGTTCTCTCTCGCGGCGACCGACCGCCGCTACTACGGCTACAGCCAGGCACAGGTAGCCGGCCTCTGGCTCTACATGGGTGTCGTGGCGGTCGTCGTCCAGGGCTGGCTGGTGGGCCGTCTCGCCCAGCGGCTGCCGGAACGGGCGCTGGTTGTCCTGGGCACCGCCGCGCTGGGCCTGGGGTTTCTCTGGATATCCTTCGCGGGGCCGGCGGTCGGGCTGCTCGCGGCGCTGGCGCTCGTGGTGGGGGGGCAGGGCCTCGCCGGCCCCTCGCTCTCGAGCCTCATCTCGAAGACGGTCGAGAAATCAGTGCACGGCGAGGCGCTCGGAGTTTCGCAGTCGCTGTCGGCGGGTGCGCGCGTGCTCGGGCCGGCGGGCGGTGGCCTCATCTTCGACCGCTTCGAGGTCTCGGCCACCTACCTCGCCGCCGCGGCCTGCGCCGCGGCTGCCCTCGGTCTCTCGCTAACGCGGGTGCGCCCCGTCCGCCAGGAGGAAGGGGAGGTCATGCGCGTCCGCAGATCGGTATAG
- a CDS encoding YjbQ family protein codes for MLTEFRIRTTTKREMIDLTARVAAIVARADTAEGLCSVYTPHATAAIVINENDDPNVCVDVLDALDRLIPAGVWRHDRVDGNGASHIQAAILGPGETIPVRAGKLCLGTWQAVMLVELDGPRDRRVVVTVV; via the coding sequence ATGCTGACCGAGTTTCGCATACGGACGACCACGAAGCGGGAGATGATTGATCTCACCGCCCGCGTGGCGGCGATCGTCGCCCGGGCCGACACGGCCGAGGGGCTCTGCAGCGTCTACACGCCGCACGCCACGGCGGCGATCGTGATCAACGAGAACGACGACCCCAACGTGTGCGTGGACGTGCTCGACGCGCTCGACCGGCTGATCCCGGCCGGCGTGTGGCGCCACGACAGGGTCGACGGCAACGGCGCCTCGCACATCCAGGCAGCCATCCTCGGGCCGGGCGAAACCATCCCGGTGCGCGCCGGGAAGCTCTGCCTCGGCACCTGGCAGGCGGTGATGCTGGTCGAACTCGACGGCCCACGCGACCGCCGCGTCGTGGTGACCGTCGTTTGA
- a CDS encoding LysM peptidoglycan-binding domain-containing protein: MRSVVILTTFVATLAGPLGSRAANFDEDTFERKSIPAYSIPTPARGGQPAESVIGQVRPYRIRKGDTLIDLARYYDLGYNEIVDANPAIDPWVPPAGATILLPTQWVLPCCTYEGIVVNIPEMRLFFYHRAPGDPHTTIIYTYPVGLGRDDWRTPSGKFKIRGKTVNPQWNIPESIRKEHIAERGDPRTFIPGGAPDNPLGKYRLELTLPLYGIHGTDIPWGVGMQVSHGCVRLYPEDIQRLFPLVPVGAPGEFVYQPVKIGVRGGAVYLETHRDIYGYSPALYREATLAIARTGVAGRVAEDLLLAALEDEGGMPIRITPEENPPAQVLPIAASTGGRLRDSDADRVSHTDDHEAGDD, translated from the coding sequence ATGCGCTCGGTTGTGATTCTGACCACGTTCGTCGCGACGCTGGCGGGGCCGCTCGGCTCCCGTGCCGCGAACTTCGACGAGGACACGTTCGAGCGGAAGTCGATCCCCGCCTACTCGATCCCGACGCCGGCGCGGGGCGGGCAGCCGGCCGAAAGCGTCATCGGCCAGGTCCGCCCCTACCGCATCCGCAAGGGCGACACGCTGATCGATCTCGCCCGCTACTACGACCTCGGCTACAACGAGATCGTCGACGCGAACCCGGCGATCGACCCGTGGGTGCCCCCGGCCGGCGCGACCATCCTGCTCCCCACCCAGTGGGTGCTCCCCTGCTGCACCTACGAGGGCATCGTGGTGAACATCCCCGAGATGCGGCTCTTCTTCTACCACCGCGCGCCGGGGGACCCGCACACCACGATCATCTACACGTACCCCGTCGGCCTTGGCCGCGACGACTGGCGCACGCCGAGCGGGAAGTTCAAGATTCGGGGCAAGACGGTCAACCCGCAGTGGAACATCCCCGAGTCGATCCGGAAGGAGCACATCGCCGAGCGCGGCGACCCGCGCACCTTCATCCCCGGAGGCGCGCCGGACAACCCGCTCGGCAAGTACCGTCTCGAGCTCACCCTGCCGCTCTACGGCATCCACGGGACGGACATCCCGTGGGGAGTCGGAATGCAGGTGAGCCACGGCTGCGTGCGTCTCTATCCGGAGGACATCCAGCGCCTGTTCCCGCTCGTGCCGGTCGGCGCCCCGGGGGAGTTCGTCTACCAGCCGGTCAAGATCGGCGTGCGGGGCGGCGCGGTCTACCTGGAGACGCACCGGGACATCTACGGCTACTCGCCCGCCCTCTACCGCGAGGCGACGTTGGCGATCGCGCGGACGGGGGTCGCCGGCCGCGTCGCCGAGGACCTCCTGCTCGCGGCCCTCGAGGACGAAGGCGGCATGCCGATCCGCATCACGCCCGAGGAGAACCCGCCGGCGCAGGTGCTCCCGATCGCGGCGAGCACGGGTGGCCGGCTCCGAGACAGCGATGCTGACCGAGTTTCGCATACGGACGACCACGAAGCGGGAGATGATTGA